A window of Meleagris gallopavo isolate NT-WF06-2002-E0010 breed Aviagen turkey brand Nicholas breeding stock chromosome 26, Turkey_5.1, whole genome shotgun sequence genomic DNA:
ACTTGCAAGGGAAATTGTTGCCTGTGACCTCAGAGTGTGTTCCCTGAAACCTGTTCATCCCCAGCCCACTTCTAAGGGCTGGACTCACAGCCTGGGAGATGCCTCCTGCTAAGAACCACAAAGAGACAAAATCCAATAGTGATTGCCAGAGTAGTGTCTCCTTTCTCACTGGTGTGACTCCTGCCGGGCTTCTTGCTCGAACAGAGGCTCCAGCATGCTTCCTCAGATTAGAAACTTTCAGTTAACTTCTCAATTTGTTAGAAGCCTCTGCCCTTCCCCAGAACTGCAGTGCAGCCACTGAGGCAGAGCTTTCCATCAGCAAGGTCTGCACTCCAGTGTGAGTGCAGCAAGGGATGAAGtggcaggaggagatggagaacGGCTGTAGGTCCCTGAGGCTGAGGCCAGGAAGACACCAGCAGAGGATAAAGGTTATGCAGATGTGATTAATGGTGTCTGCAAAGTCTTACAAAGCTCCAGAGGGCATCCAGACCTGGTGAGATTTCGGTGGGGCACAGAGCTTTCAGATTGCCCTGGACTAGGGCAGTAGCAGCCAAGAACCCTGGAGGTTTGTAGGATGGAATTATGGACCTCATGGATCTTCTTGTTACAGGCCAAAGGAATGTGGATTTTTCAAGCATCACTGTGAAAATCGAAACAGTTAAGAAAAAGTGATAAAGTGAGAGGCCAATCTTTACAACATATAGGTCACCCTTCACTTGGAGCTCATTTGCCTTGCAAATACTGTATTGTTACTTGCTGGGTCCCTCCCTGCTCACTTAAATGACTAACTCCACCCCGAAAAAGAAGAACTTTTCTGACCTGCTGGAGGAGAGGCAGATCCTGACACCATGGGGCCTGTCAGCTACTCATCAGACACCTATGACTTGGTGAGTTTGGCCTGGCTTTGCTTGTTGGAGAGAACGAGGAGGtagagctggcagagctgcgGGTGGGCTGAAGGACCTGGTTGCAATGTCACCGTCTTCTAATGGCTTCTGTTAGAAGCAAGAGGACCTGAGCAATTACTTACGTCCATGCAATTAGCCTTTATATCCCTTAATTCTGGACTTGAAGGATGGAGGAACTTAAAAGTGACACTGTTGTGTTTGTGGAGCGCTAATGCAATGCAACCCCTGACAGTCAGGAGGTGCAAAATGTTCCCGTGCAGAAACCCCCAAATCCCCAGCTCCTGTGGGAATGGCCAGAGCCTCCCCAGGACAGCACGACCGATGCCATCTTCTGCTCCGTGCTGCCCGTTGGTCCAAATGCTTCCCAGCTGGGATCCCATAGGGAAACTCATctctgctctcagcacagctgttggCATGGACACAGCGTAGGGATAAAGCCTGCCTTCCCTGTGACTGAGGCTGCCTGAGGCTCTGCTGGGAGGGAAATACGCACTTAACTTACGAGAAGGGAATTAGAAAACGAGGAAGATAAATTGCAAACACTTCTTCTAACTGAGTCTGATGACACCATATTCTGCCCTGTAGTTCTCTGCGCTAAGGTTGCAGGTCAGAGACAGCAGCTGTACCTTTTAGAGCGCATTGTGCTGTCTGAGGGGAAGTCCACAGCAGTGCTATCATTAGCCAGATTCTATAACATTGCAACtcagaatttctgttttcatatcGTGACTCTGTGCAGCAGACCtcagtttttgtttattttctgtctcagaAGTGCTGGATTTAATTTTTAcctatttttctgtctctttcctATACattgaggaaaaaagagaagaactggGTGGGAAGGGGCCTTCCCTATCCTTTTTATTTGTTCTAATTTATCCAGCACAAAAAATCTATGGCAAACAGGGTTTGTTCTTCCATGGAACAGGCCATAGATCATACAGAGCAGTGCCACGTGTGGTTTGGGGGTGCCACACATTGCCATGTGCAGTGACTGCATCAACAGCATGTCCAGAGAGATCTGCAAAAAAGGCCTCAATGCTGTTCTAACAAAGCAGCGACACAAACCTGCAGTAACAGGAGAGGACCAGGTGACCAACAGGACAAATGCAGGCTGAAAACAATTGGAATGTTTGCACTGAGTGGGCATTTATCTCAGAATTGCCCAGCAAGTGCAGCAGGAATCCTGACCAAGCTTTGCAAAATTATGACCCCAATTCTCCATAGCAAGAAAACTTTGCCTGCTTAACCTTCCCTAGCTGCAGACTACACAAAGAAAAACGCTGCAGAAGGACCACTGAGATCTCCATGTGGTCTCCCGTGGTACTGAAGGCCAATTCTTATCACAGGGCAAATGTGGCTCAAGAGGCAAACAGGCATCAGCATGGCAGGAGCGTGGTGTGTGCTCTTATGTATGTGTTTCTCTCCTTCAGCCCCTAGAGAGCTGAGGAACAGGATTGCTGTCAATAGCTTGCAGAGCTGCACACCAATGTGGGCATTTCTGTTTTAAGGCTTTGGGAATGCGAGATGCTTCTCCTGGCCCTGGATGGGCTAAAAGGGAATGAGTCACTTGGAAAATCCCTAATAGCACaagactgctgctgctcttttacAGGCAAATGTTTTGACTGCTGGCAGTGGTGCAGAACTGAGAAAAGCAGCTGATGTGCAGAGGAGGCCTGCGTGACTCTGCAGTGTGGGATAGAGGGGATCCCTGAACAAAGAGTGTGACAGGATCGTGCCTCCCATTGCCACAAATGCAGGCATGCATTTTACTGCTTAGTTTCAGGAAAAGGCCCCACTTTACTTTTGTGTTTCCCCAGCagagcacacacacaaattGCTCTGGCTGTTACTACCTTTGCAAAGGTGCCCATGTGTGGACTATTTCCAGGTCAGGTGGCCACATGCTTCCAGTCTGAAAGGAGCAATCACAGCACAAGCCTTGGCTTGTTGCATTCGGtgcatctcctgcagctctggTCATCTGCCCTTCCAATCTGAGCCTGGATACACACATTTCATCCTTTCATGTTCATCTTCAACTCATCTCTGCTTGCTCCCACCCACACTCGTTGCTCGGAGATGCACATGAGAGGATGCCTCAGATAAAGCTCTGCTCACACTTCCTCTGCCCGCAGCGAGTGGCTTACAGTAAGAGCCCTACCTGCCATCTTATCTGCAATCAGATGGTGGCTGATAGTGGCCTCTGCACCTCCAGCTCTGACTGTAGGGTGACACTGGAAACCATTGTGCAGCCAAAGCCGTTTAACAACACACACACCTCtcacctgcagctgcagcattcTGGCCAGCACACCCATCCGCTGCCCATCGTTTCACTTTTCCCTTTGAAACTGGAGTTGTTCAACCTCTCTCCAGTTAAGCTATACCCATTCCAACTTGTTCCCCCTGGGATTCTCCAGCATGATCACTCAAGTCCTGAGCAGCCCAGTTTGGTCATTGTGTCAAAGTGCTCAGAGAGGTGGCAGATGCCAAAtgcctgcagacagccaaggtcaggctgttggggctgtgagcactgctggagctgtgggtgtccctgtgcactgggGAGTGGCACCAGGgtctctttcaactcaaaccatcctatgatttgACATTTTCCCCAAGGAATTGCTTACCCTGCTACCTTCCACTACCTGAGAACCACCCAAGCCTTTTGCACACGTTCAGTAATGCTTTGCAAACTTCGGCTTCTTCAACACCCCCAGGCTCCCCACACACGTGGTTTCAGCAGTGCAGCAGTTTGAGTTGAGCACTGCCACATCAGCTCCTTACCTGAGAAGGTTGCTTGCAGAGGCATCCAGCACATCACGAGGGGAAGGCTTTTAACTGAGAATAAATGCAATCACCCTTTCTAACGAGGTACAGTGCAGGACTTGAGGTTACTTGCAGTCACTTGACTTAGCACAcgcagggagaggaggaaagggcaAAAAATCCCCCCAAATTAGCTCTAAAGCTGTCTAAAGCAGGCCTAGTATTTTTAGATGGGAACTTTGGCTGCCGAGTGAAGGCGCAGCAGGTGCAAACAGCCACAGCTGGCAGTGAAAGGTATGAAAGCAGCAAGCAAAGACTTCCTCTGTGGTTGATGCTGAAGTCTCAGGGCTGGtctccagagaggctgtgggtggggGAGTGCAAAACAACTATTGTGAAGCTCTTCCCGTTTTGTCAGTGATGGCTGAGCTTGCCACAAGCCTCCCGTGCTGAGTGTACATCTGAGCCCTTTGCTTTTGTTAGCAGCAAGTTTCTGCCAAGTGCCCGAGGACAGAGCATGCCCaccatctgcagcagctctgccacgCTTTCCTTACCGGCTGTCAGCCCAAGGTCTGAGTGATGTTTTCAGATTCCCTTTCTGGCTTTGACTGCAATTAATTCAGAACTACGGGGTTCACCAGCAGAGCAGGTTTCCCTTCCCGAAATCATCCTCGTAGCTGTGGCATCCCAGTTCCTCAGATGCATTCACTCCTCCAGTTGTTTTGTACCTGTCAGCAGGCAGGACGGGCTGTGCTAcaagtagggaaaaaaagtcagagaaGAGTTCTGTGTGTTGTAAAAAATCAAATGCCTCCAGCAAATAGCTCACCAAAAAACAGAAGTTGAAAGTGGTTCTCTGGAAGCCAGAATATCCCCGAGTGTGCTAACTGGCAATTAGGGAGTGTGCAGCCCCTCCCAGTGGGAGATTTCGGTGATTGGGTTCTTCTGTTCAGAAACTGCCCTCCTGTAACCAGACCCTCTGTTCTCCAGAGCCAGGTGGAGCTGAGCGGTTTCtacgaggctgagaacagcacTCCTCCTTTGGAAGGCTACTTTTGCTTCAATTCGGCTTCATCTGTGGTTGGCAACCAGAGAGACCCCTTCAGGAAGGTCTTCATACCGCTCGCCTATCTGCTTATGTTCGTGTTGGGAACTGTGGGCAATGCCCTGGTCCTTGTCATTTTAGAGAGGTTCAAGCGGTCTCGAACAACCACTGAAAACTTCCTCTTCCACCTCACCCTGGCCAacttggcactgctgctcacCTTCCCCTTCAGCGTGGTTGAAAGCCTGGCTGGGTGGGTGTTTGGGACTTTCCTCTGCAAGATCCTCAGTGCGGTCCACAAGATCAATTTCTACtgcagcagcatgctgctgggctgcattGCGGTGGACCGCTACCTGGCCATCGTGTACGCAATCCACACCTACCGCAAACGCAGAGCTCGCTCCATCCACCTCACCTGCACGGCCATctggctctgctccctgctcctcaCCTTACCCGATCTCATCTTCATGGAAGTCTGGACAGATGAGAGCAACCGCAGCATCTGCTATTTTCCAGAGGCTGGGATTCATGGCAACAACGCGTGGCTGGCAACTCGCTTCCTGTACCACAGCGTGGGTTTCTTCATGCCCCTGCTGGTCATGTGTTACTGCTACATGGCCATCGTCCGCGCTCTGTGTCATTCCCAACGCCTGCAAAGGCAGAAAGCTGTCCGTGTAGCCATCCTGGTCACCGGTGTGTTCCTGTTCTGCTGGAGCCCATACCACATCGTCATCTTTCTGAACACCCTTACCAAGCTAGAAGCCTTCACCAAGAACTGCCTGCTAGAAGATCAGCTGGACACCGCCATCATGGTGACAGAGGCCATCGGCTtcacacactgctgcctcaaCCCCATCATTTATGCCTTTATAGGGGTCAAGTTCCGTAATGACTTCTTCCGTATCCTGCACGAGCTGGGCTGCATAAGCCAGGAGACCCTACAAGAGATCCTAGAGGTGACAAGGAAGGGCTGCGGAATCGAGTCTGACAACACCACCTCTATCTCCACTTTCTAACTCAGAAAGGTTGCTGCAGGACCAAAATGGCCTGCCCAGTAGCATATGTGCTGTGTCCCAGTCCTAAGTTTTACAAGTGTCCCCACCACTCTTTTTACTCCTTGGGAAACCGAGGTCTGATAGCCACCTAACACCCAAATCCCACCGCATCGCTTCTGTGGTTCCTTCTGGTTCACATATGTACCAAAATCTGTCTGGCAGCTGTTGGCAAATGCCGACTGTCCGATTGTCACTCTGGCCGGGATGGAGGAACCAAAGCAGGTTGAACCTGTTGTTACCACATCTCCATCACCAAACTGACTGCAGGAGTCCTGTGCACAGAGCCAGATGCAAGACTGAGTCACAGGGCGGGAGGGGGAGGGCAGGAAAAACGCACGGCCAAGTGGAAGCTGCATCAGTGAGTGAGGGCTGAGGAAAGGACAAAGCAGGTTCCCATCTCACCTGCTCATGTCACTGAAGACATGCCCAAAGAAAGCAGTGGGGGACAATTGCCATGGTAGCTAGAGCGAGAGATGCAGGTAAGACCATCAGGGTACCCAGAGCTCATCCCAGTGACAAAGGCCACACGGTCTGTGGATGGAATAttgctcctcctgctgcatgACGTCCTGCCATCCAGTCACAGCACATCGCTTTTCCCAGCGCAGCTCACTCCAGGAGGCCTTGGACTTTGACTGCTGCAAATTCCTGACATCAGCCACATCCTTCCCTGTTCACTTGATTTCTTCACAGCTACATTTGCTGAAGCAAATGCCTGAGTATGCAAAAGCTGTCTTTTAAAGATGACTGTCTGAACAGATGGCTCAGTCTTGTGACTGAGCACGGAGAAAATGAACcacacatctttgtgaggctgACGGTGtaaccatttttttccccccttttccttttgcagctCATTGTACATCGCTTTGTGCATTCTGCCCCACAGTATGGTAAAACACAGAAGACGACCTAATTTGcatcatttctgtttgttttcagtgggCTGAGGGGCAGTGCTGCATTTTGCTTAGAACTGTGTTTTCAGGTATCCATGCTCCACCTGCACACACAGGGCCTTTGGAAATGGGGTGCATCCAATATCCAGGTTCACATAGAACAATCCTAAGTGCTGATTTTGCCCTGCACTATGGGCATCCAGCAATATCAGGGCTTCTCAATAACAAGCTGGTCCAAAACAAGAGTGGCTGCTTTATACCATCATTAATGATGGCACTGCAAGCTGACACGCAGGGCAGCCCCAACAGACTTGTGCAGCTTGCTGCTTCCTACTAAGTCTTGTCAGAGAAATGTGTCAGCAGGTACACAGTGCTGTTCcttacatttttctcattagcCAAGCATTGCTTTGGCCTCCACTTAATGACAGTCACACACACACTGTCATACGAGAATGACCCCAACCACTGGAACACATTAAAATCTGCTGTTCTACTCACCTCACTGCTTATGCTTAGTTGGCACAATACCAGTTTTGCCACTGCAGGAGGGATTTTTGTGTCTAAATCACCATATCCTCACCATACCCAGAGTCAccctgcagacagcaggcaTTACAGAGTGGGTCACGTCAGACTATCCCAGCTCAGGCAGAGTCTGAATGAGCTGCTTACAGATTCTGACATGACAAGGAAACTCCTGAAATGTAAGGCATTCACAGAATGAACAATCCCCCAgggcccagcccagccctgcagagcatcTCCTACAGCAGCACGCTGTTCCTATTCCCCGTGAGGCCCAGGGGACGTCACTGGGGTGTTTCAGCAGAGCACCCTGCCCCACACAGCGGCCGTGGGGCCGTGACAGGCAGCAGAGCGTGCACAAAGCGCGAGCCAGTGAATGCATGAATGAACGTGTGCCTGGGAGTGCTGCAGAACTGGGGCTCCCCACACGCCCTCGTGCAGCTCGCTGTGACTCACACAGGGTTTCATTTTCCTTATCAAGAAGAGGACCTGCATCCTCACCCTGATCCCCCAGTGCTTGCAGCTGGGCCCCGCTCCGTCACCCACCGCTGCCCAGGAGGGGTGGCTGGGAGCAGGTGTGCTCAAACAGCGCTGGGACAGGATCTGCAGCAACggggaacagaagaaaatgaggctGTTTCTCACTGACAGCAGTTGAAGAAGAATTGCTTCGAGCCACAGAGACAAGAGCAGCCATGTCCGCCCCACAGCCCCACGTCATGGTGGCGGCTCTGCCCACACCGCTCCATGGGCACCCTGTGGGCTGAGACCAGGCCGTGGGGCTTTGGCAGCACGGACGTTTGTGAGCAACCACGTTTGGGGAAGAGTAATATCTCATGGAAAATCTCTGACCAACACTGTGAGACCACTGCCACCAAACCACAGTGATGCCTTAGCTTCACATCAAGGTCACATATCCCACTAGTTTGGtggctttgttgctcttcttaCCATTTTAATACAAACATTAAAGactaaaataagttttgttacttacataCATTGACTACACCCTGTATTTTAcgagggctgctccgaaagtaatgcctcctgttttatgatgtcAGCCCACCACATCAGAGGCGGATGCTGGTGGTACAGCAGGAGAGGtggaaccttcccaccaatatccatTCCATGCTGTTgtcgtgtgacagatggcagcagaggggcagcctgacacagtggtgtctgacatggaagtgcagatgaagcaaaggtgtgtcactgaattccgCCATACAGAAAAAATGTCACCCACTGATATCCACTGATGCTTGGTAagtttctggagaccaaacagaaTGCATAGCTCATGGTAGggactatgttgaaaaaatagcatgttgtagctgagaatttgctctatcaagcagAGTTACTGTGCTCACTGTATCAACTGTAGTTTACATGGAAATATATAGGAAGCATTACTCTCAGAGTGACTTATGTACATGCAGCC
This region includes:
- the CXCR5 gene encoding C-X-C chemokine receptor type 5, giving the protein MGPVSYSSDTYDLSQVELSGFYEAENSTPPLEGYFCFNSASSVVGNQRDPFRKVFIPLAYLLMFVLGTVGNALVLVILERFKRSRTTTENFLFHLTLANLALLLTFPFSVVESLAGWVFGTFLCKILSAVHKINFYCSSMLLGCIAVDRYLAIVYAIHTYRKRRARSIHLTCTAIWLCSLLLTLPDLIFMEVWTDESNRSICYFPEAGIHGNNAWLATRFLYHSVGFFMPLLVMCYCYMAIVRALCHSQRLQRQKAVRVAILVTGVFLFCWSPYHIVIFLNTLTKLEAFTKNCLLEDQLDTAIMVTEAIGFTHCCLNPIIYAFIGVKFRNDFFRILHELGCISQETLQEILEVTRKGCGIESDNTTSISTF